Proteins found in one Patescibacteria group bacterium genomic segment:
- a CDS encoding glycogen synthase, translated as MTKKLKIVFVAAEMTPLVKAGGLGDVVLHLSKELVRKKQEVFCFLPYYGFISTQESTANHFEKILEEEIKIDDEVFYTTLYQTKITKRLPKPLNIFLISEPKFFGKIKKTYGYPDQAQAFYFFCFATLFFIEKLNLQPDIIHCHDWHAGLIPFLIKNKIFFSDRKVPTLFTIHNMAYQGARGLRARLVPPEKKDDGKSPLPKIKDERWNLINFLKRGILFADLINTVSERYREEILTPEFGEGLEKYLQLRKADLYGIINGIDYNVHNPKFDKNIYFNYDWRSLNKKLKNKIALQKEVGLEENPEIPLIGMAHRLTEQKGFDLIIKILPTLLRLDCQIIMVGSGKKEYEKYFAKEADRHPKKMAFITPFSEKWESKIDAASDIFLLPSRFEPCGISQLKSLRYGSIPVVRKVGGLADTIKDWDPVKEEGNGFVFTNWHENDLLVAISRAIESFKYKDKWRKLVQKAMKQVFSWDLPARKYLELYKKAIEKLKVKN; from the coding sequence ATGACTAAAAAATTGAAGATTGTTTTTGTGGCAGCTGAAATGACTCCTTTGGTTAAAGCTGGTGGTCTCGGCGATGTTGTCCTTCATTTATCAAAAGAATTAGTCAGAAAAAAACAAGAAGTTTTTTGTTTTTTACCTTATTACGGCTTTATTTCTACTCAAGAATCAACAGCCAATCATTTCGAAAAAATTTTAGAAGAAGAAATAAAAATTGATGATGAGGTTTTTTACACTACTCTTTATCAGACGAAAATTACCAAAAGATTGCCTAAACCTTTGAATATTTTTCTAATTTCTGAACCAAAATTTTTTGGCAAGATAAAAAAGACATATGGTTATCCCGACCAGGCTCAGGCTTTTTATTTTTTTTGTTTTGCTACTTTATTTTTTATCGAAAAATTAAATCTCCAGCCAGATATTATTCATTGCCATGATTGGCATGCTGGTTTGATACCCTTTTTGATCAAAAATAAAATCTTTTTTTCAGATAGAAAAGTTCCAACTTTATTTACGATTCATAATATGGCTTATCAAGGTGCCCGCGGACTGAGGGCTAGACTCGTGCCCCCAGAAAAAAAAGATGACGGCAAAAGTCCTTTACCCAAAATCAAAGACGAAAGGTGGAACCTCATTAATTTTTTAAAGAGAGGAATTCTTTTTGCTGATTTGATTAATACGGTGAGCGAAAGATATCGAGAAGAAATTTTGACACCAGAATTTGGTGAGGGATTGGAGAAATACCTTCAACTCAGAAAGGCTGATCTTTATGGTATTATTAATGGTATTGATTATAATGTTCACAATCCAAAATTTGACAAAAACATCTATTTTAATTACGATTGGCGTTCTTTAAATAAAAAATTGAAAAATAAAATAGCTCTTCAAAAAGAAGTTGGTTTAGAAGAAAATCCAGAGATTCCTCTAATTGGCATGGCCCATCGATTGACCGAACAAAAAGGTTTTGATTTGATTATTAAAATTTTGCCGACCCTTCTAAGATTAGATTGTCAAATCATTATGGTTGGCAGTGGCAAAAAAGAATATGAAAAATATTTTGCCAAAGAAGCGGACCGTCATCCCAAAAAGATGGCCTTTATTACTCCTTTCTCGGAAAAATGGGAATCAAAAATTGACGCTGCTTCAGATATTTTTCTTCTACCTTCTCGCTTTGAACCCTGTGGAATTTCGCAGTTGAAAAGTTTGAGATACGGCTCAATTCCGGTCGTCAGAAAGGTTGGTGGCTTGGCAGATACGATTAAAGATTGGGACCCAGTTAAAGAAGAAGGTAATGGGTTTGTCTTTACCAATTGGCATGAAAATGATTTATTAGTAGCCATTAGTCGAGCCATTGAATCATTCAAATACAAAGACAAATGGCGAAAATTGGTGCAAAAAGCAATGAAACAAGTTTTTTCTTGGGATCTACCAGCTCGTAAATATTTAGAATTATATAAAAAAGCCATTGAAAAGTTAAAAGTTAAAAATTAA